The Pieris rapae chromosome 8, ilPieRapa1.1, whole genome shotgun sequence genomic interval GTTGGATGATTTCACAAGCGCTACATCTGTGCAAAAGTTGAATGGAATGGTTCAGCAGTTGGATAGAGTTCCCGAGGATTTAAGGACTGTACAAAAATCAACTTCAGCGCTGCGATCGAAGGCTGAAGAACTCGACGCTGGTATTATAGAGTTTTTTGTACGAAATtcaagataaaaattattaactacatataataaacctTTGGCAGGTCTAAagccaattatttttaacactttttacatgaaataaaagatacaaattttaaagaaaacttttttttaccggattgaagctatgtattgtaaacatataattatttaacataaatctaaatttatccgacgtttcgcgtgctatACAGCGTGTGTggtctgtatttatttctccggacttggtatcgactaaaagataaagggtttttgcagaaattgctcacggtgtccttcATTTTTGGCGGATTGTTTGTATggagattttaatttgcattaaataattataggtttACAATAACACATAGCTTTAATCCGGtaaagtgttttctttcaatgcgtaaaagctatgttaataaatgacATAACtaaatacagattttatttagattatttcaTTTCAGGATTACGTCGAGTTAAGGCATTGCTACATCGTACGTTGGTTGCTTGTCAGGAAAAGGAATGTATAAAGCTCCAAGAGAAATACCGACTTGGACAGTTAGGCAccgaaatacaatataatatggtAATTAATAGATGAAATAATGGTTACATACACAACATATACGACATACATAATTGACGTCAAAGTAATATTCAAATCATGTGATAAAAAAGGATTGagtggttttatgaaaccacggtaaaagtgaaactttttacaaaatagacatttaactataaaaacttggaataatatttcattaagggtataaaaaACGCTTTATCAatcgtaattttatattcagaaaATTGGAACGAtaatggtaaataaaaaagtttcactttaatagATAACAACATTCACATTAAACACTGACAAAAACACACAATATAGCGTTAAGCACTGGCATAAAGCTGCTGCGAACTTTAGGCGCCCccatattggccttggctgATACGCCTTTATAGCcgagcgcctttcactttatccctacttcacggccgaccgtcacgcgacatgcgccacacagaccaaaaTGTTTGAgaagatgtaataaaagtttcttaattttaatttcatgcaTTCAAATGGATTAGATgcttgataaatattttccaacGGTATGTATTCTCATGTAaatgacaaatatttatatatttaaatatctactaCTATCTACTATCTTATACAAGTATGGGTTTCGTTATGATAGAAACGGGTCTGTGTACTTgataatttcacatttaacCACAAAAGTCaattaacaaaatcaaatacaaagCAGCgggtatttgtttttttttccaaaaacttttttttgttttcacatAGTATGAACCTGCCGCCGTACCTGCTTTTTGATTCAATTTATTGCCAAGTCGCCTCCATTATTTTTCGGGCCATTGTTAATACAgatatataatgataataaaaaacacttatataaaacttattatatcGCCCTgtgactttaaaattatttactatttcacTAATGTAAAAATGGAAAATTGTACTCAAAAGAAACAACCGTTTAGCAGTTCCTAAacggccggcaatgcactcgcgagccctctggcattgagagtgtccacgggggcggtatcacttaacatcaggtgagcctcctgcccgtttgccccctgttctataaaaatatcataataaaagttattttacattaaaagatACCATTGCTTTCCATTTATGACTGCCAGTTTAcagaaattgtttttgttttcccaaattttattaataaaactttgataTATCAATTCCTTTTTTCAggtgtttaaaatacatacatagaataataataattttaatgtgaagcACAATgatgagaaaatattttatcctaTAAATTGTCTTTAACACAGATTCCGGACGTATCAGATCTCTTGACCAATGTCAGCTCGCTCCTAGAGAGTAATATAAAAGAAGACGTTGCTGCTGGTTTGGAAGTCTTCAGCGGAATCAAGAAGACCGTTGACCAGCACATACCGAAGGTCCAGGAGGCTATTACTGATACGGGTATGTATAAACTTACTAAGTATTCTTACATATGCGATTAGCGTAAAAAACTAATGTACCACAGTAACTACTTCTTGGTTGACTTTATTCTGTGGGAAAAGAGAGCGAGACTTATATAATCTGTCATCGTATACACACAATACactcataaattatatatcttttttatgcactgtaaataattaaaacaacgaaTTGTAAAAATCCCATACTTGACGCTGGCTAATGCACAATCCGTGTTAGAGCCaagagaattaaaaaatctttcttCACATTATGTATATGTCAAACTATAGTGACGTATCGGTGTTGACAATATCACTTGGCGCGGCCCTCTTTCCGCACAGACTAAACTGAATGTgatttaatagaattatatagatatttttatttattcataggtCGGCGTTTGGCCGGTGTAGCAGATGAGATTACATATGCAGCCGGCAATATGACCAAGCAACTTGCACAAGTCAACGTCAAGACTGATGAAATACAACGCGATTATATAGAACGATACGCGCCGTATCGCAAATATGTGTCGAAGGCCGCCGCAGCTGTGTTGCTTTTGGTGAGTTTTGTTGGGATAAATTCTGATTcaatattatcaaaaatattgtgtgcATTGAATACTATAACGTTGGAAGTAAAACGACTGgaacgaattaaaaaaatatacagctCATTATACCTAGGACTCAGCTctaattaaagataaataatctGATAAAAATCTGATggtaatctaataaaaataaatcagtggcgctacaacctctttaggtcctggcctcagatttctgaatctgttcatgatcattttaagtctaataggcaagtaggtgatctgcCCCCAgggcctgacacacgtcgtcgactttttgggtctaagatatgtcggtttcctcacgatgttttccttcaccgttcgagcataTGTTAAAtgggcacatagaaagaaagtccattgatgcacagcccgggatcgaacctacgacctcaggtatgagagtcgcacgctgaagccactaggccaacactgctcattttTTCTGATTAagcctttattattaaagccaATCttacgattttaatatttacataacaaaaaatgtgtttaaaattgaatGCAAAAACCTGAAGATTAGTGTAGGGTTGGAACCACATCATGGGTATAGGCCTCCATCTGGTTTTCCATTTgaagttaaaaattttatcGAGGACCAGGCTAGTGCTCTATTTTGTTAGAAATCTGccattgtattagtattagtcAATGTCCGTACATCTCGCCCTACTATCTTTAAATAAGAACGGGTTTGTAAATGTTAACCTTTGTTAaccttgttatttatatataattacagatTGTAGTAGTGATGTCGTGGGGACTTCTATGCGGTGTATGTGGTAAACGACCTGACGTGTACGGCACAAGTGACTGCTGTAATAAAGGAACTGGATCTACTTGTCTTCTGTGGTAGGCTTCTTGAACGAGCGAAGGCTTTCTTGTTTTGTTacgtattaaatgtattaactataaaatttactttacagTGGTATAGCGATAACACTGTTCTTGGGTGCCTTTATCGCTATAATGATCTTGATTTATTTCGTATTCGGCGTCACGGCACAGAGATTCGTCTGCGATCCTTTGAcgtaagtgtttttttttttgttttttttttaatggaccTAAGTGTTAAATCAGTTACGTCTAAAGAAGTATTAAGTATAGTTCCGTCTGTGTCACAGATTacttatcgatttttttttaataaaaaaagcttgttactgtttatattatagatttagTGTTGATTAAGTTCTtcctttaaaatttcatagaaTCTTGATACTGCCCTAAGAATGAAGAGTTGAGGGCAGGCTGAGCTATCGCgagttaaatataatgtttttgacAAATGGAAGCCATACATAGTCTCGACTTTGAATTTCGCCTTAAAATGGTGTGGCAGGTCATAGAATTTATGAGTTTGCAATGTGACCACATTTAATGACTCTTAAAacttactattatataataaactgaatatatatatatagacttcGTGTAATAAGTGTTGTATTATAGTAACAGTTTTAGAAATGAATACATATGGTTTTTGTGTAGTGAGCCCCGCGATAACCGATTATTTGCGGATGTTGAGATGTTTGTGGACTTCGAGAAAGTGATGTTCAACGAGAAAAGTGATCCGGACTTTAATATCACCTCTGTCTTACTCGCCTGTCATCACAATAAGACTGTGTATGAGGTGagtatcaatattattttattattgaagccCCAACTTTTGTAACATACATTTCTCGTGAATGAACTTTAGCGAGCCACTAGAATCGCATGTGTGTCAATAAATcactttaatgtttataaatagtagTTTCCGTTCAGAGACGAAAAATGTAGTACTGATAATCATATCATGTCGAAAATAAAtttcgaaattaaaaatagtacaaaTTTCTCATAGGTCCTACATCTTAACCGCCTTTACGATTTGGATGAAGTGAAACAATcagtacaaaaaaaactgGGTGTCAGTGTATCTTCCCTAAGAACAGATTATCCGCCCCGGGGTCGTCCtttgcttattttaaaaccagcAGCGAGGGAAAAATTAGATCAATTGGCTAACACAGGACTCTCTGACTTCAATTTTGATAAGATTTTGGAGGCGGTAAGTGaaattgctttttatttacttaatataattacactGTGAATTATGATCCTTCGAGCCGGaatgtaagtattttgtttatcatatCACTGCTACATATTCTATAACGTATGTATAGACGCaaccaaattcaaattaccctcttaacttttttatactgCATTTTGTGATTATCCAGAATATCCTGTGAAATTATATGACGAGTGCCTTCGGGTATCATACtaaaatttgacattttacacaatttaatgatttattatggtttttatttatttaagactacctctattaaactatttgaagCATAACAGTGAGATTTTAAAGTTTGCACGTGTAAACCTATTAGAATACTGTTAATGTATTGTTGTAATTTGGTGGACATGCCGACTAGTATTGTACTAGTCGGCATGTCCACCAAAAggacttttacaaaatattaacagtaaatgtgtgtatttgtgattagatttttttatgctaTAGCTTGCAAGccttcattttatattatatttcagctGGAAACAAACATAACGTCTCTACCATTAGAGTCACTGTCGTCCCAACTACAGCAAACGGCGAGGTCCCTTACAGGACGAGCGGGGTATGGAGAAGTTGCCAGGAGTTTGAGGGAAGCGGCTGACCAATTAGACAAATTGCAGAGGGATGTTGTCAACCCGATGTTGGAACATACTGCTCAGttaaatgtaattgtatttgtagtataattgattatgtattttttgtgtaatttaatacaataaagtataataGTTAGTTCGTAATGACGTTCAATATAAGCATATAAAAcatgatttgtttttattggaaTTTGAAATGGTTATGATCCTTCGAGCcggaatttcatatttatgttCTTCAAATTAATGTTTTCGATAGTGCaccaattatttttcttaattacttgacgtatattgtttattaaaaatataaaatgcttcTTTTAGTATACGATAACTTATATGTACCCTGTTATAGAAAACAGCAACAGAACTTCGAGATGTACTCCGTTTCAATCAATCATCGCTTAAGGAAGCCATTCAGTACCGCATCAGGGACACAACTGAAGTCGAATTATTCCTTAACACTCAAGGCCCTGATTTGGTACAAAATGTAAGTAtatgttatgtaataattttatttgttgcaaaatctataattaaataaatggtataattttaattttgcagtggCTGGTCCTATTttgtatattcattaaatgttttatcgtATTGTactaatgttttatatgttctaagattaaaaaaatatacctttcaGTTGACCCACGAATTTGCTGAAGTAGTGGGTGCGCGCCTTCAAGAGTACCTGAGCTTGGTGGCGGCAGCCGCTCATACGAAGGTCGGCCGATGTGAGCCGCTCTCGAATGCGTTTAATGCTACAAGGGATTCTGTCTGCCGTGCTGTTCTCATGCCAACTGTTTGTATTACTTTTGATAATcttaaatctcctgtcacgatgtttgtccgcgatggattcttaaactacttaaccgattttaaattaaattggcacaccgtgagcagtctcattcaacttaagagatagtatagatctttaattatggtcgcaattttattttattgcaaattatttgtctatttttttatacaattctaacagatggcgctgtgttaaaagtaccaacgtttcacataagttctcctaccgtttcccttaaatagtttactactatgtaatataact includes:
- the LOC110997960 gene encoding prominin-like protein isoform X3 gives rise to the protein MWRVIVFCALMGSTLGQSWVTNITDNLRDGLSRVLDSSVVNYSTPVINVSYGARVEFDMRAMGHLYNSSHSIIDIIANKQAYPEGIVWFSDGNLEVAPLQEKWKTLLAHYAGPVAVIVVLVLLVAILPLTGLFWCCCQWCKSGRRRRPFDRKYDACLKGILAIVLIAFLTLFLFGVVSAFATDSQLDTGTTNVAKTVKSSVHDVTEFLNATQAHSRHLLVTNFKELEAELNEMLTSSGQTVLKVLDDFTSATSVQKLNGMVQQLDRVPEDLRTVQKSTSALRSKAEELDAGLRRVKALLHRTLVACQEKECIKLQEKYRLGQLGTEIQYNMIPDVSDLLTNVSSLLESNIKEDVAAGLEVFSGIKKTVDQHIPKVQEAITDTGRRLAGVADEITYAAGNMTKQLAQVNVKTDEIQRDYIERYAPYRKYVSKAAAAVLLLIVVVMSWGLLCGVCGKRPDVYGTSDCCNKGTGSTCLLCGIAITLFLGAFIAIMILIYFVFGVTAQRFVCDPLTEPRDNRLFADVEMFVDFEKVMFNEKSDPDFNITSVLLACHHNKTVYEVLHLNRLYDLDEVKQSVQKKLGVSVSSLRTDYPPRGRPLLILKPAAREKLDQLANTGLSDFNFDKILEALETNITSLPLESLSSQLQQTARSLTGRAGYGEVARSLREAADQLDKLQRDVVNPMLEHTAQLNKTATELRDVLRFNQSSLKEAIQYRIRDTTEVELFLNTQGPDLVQNLTHEFAEVVGARLQEYLSLVAAAAHTKVGRCEPLSNAFNATRDSVCRAVLMPTHGYWISLAWCVLLFVPLMVIAQRLSRLYRHPDPYPGPLVEAGSKRSTLDIEGKIAEWRGRNRAAADSDGPLVDSETGDGSPQSRTQLVVGGKGEVVCALLPPPAALIDDLKTRLDAKDEDNESGIHESE
- the LOC110997960 gene encoding prominin-like protein isoform X1, which gives rise to MWRVIVFCALMGSTLGQSWVTNITDNLRDGLSRVLDSSVVNYSTPVINVSYGARVEFDMRAMGHLYNSSHSIIDIIANKQAYPEGIVWFSDGNLEVAPLQEKWKTLLAHYAGPVAVIVVLVLLVAILPLTGLFWCCCQWCKSGRRRRPFDRKYDACLKGILAIVLIAFLTLFLFGVVSAFATDSQLDTGTTNVAKTVKSSVHDVTEFLNATQAHSRHLLVTNFKELEAELNEMLTSSGQTVLKVLDDFTSATSVQKLNGMVQQLDRVPEDLRTVQKSTSALRSKAEELDAGLRRVKALLHRTLVACQEKECIKLQEKYRLGQLGTEIQYNMIPDVSDLLTNVSSLLESNIKEDVAAGLEVFSGIKKTVDQHIPKVQEAITDTGRRLAGVADEITYAAGNMTKQLAQVNVKTDEIQRDYIERYAPYRKYVSKAAAAVLLLIVVVMSWGLLCGVCGKRPDVYGTSDCCNKGTGSTCLLCGIAITLFLGAFIAIMILIYFVFGVTAQRFVCDPLTEPRDNRLFADVEMFVDFEKVMFNEKSDPDFNITSVLLACHHNKTVYEVLHLNRLYDLDEVKQSVQKKLGVSVSSLRTDYPPRGRPLLILKPAAREKLDQLANTGLSDFNFDKILEALETNITSLPLESLSSQLQQTARSLTGRAGYGEVARSLREAADQLDKLQRDVVNPMLEHTAQLNKTATELRDVLRFNQSSLKEAIQYRIRDTTEVELFLNTQGPDLVQNLTHEFAEVVGARLQEYLSLVAAAAHTKVGRCEPLSNAFNATRDSVCRAVLMPTHGYWISLAWCVLLFVPLMVIAQRLSRLYRHPDPYPGPLVEAEYLYDAYADRDNIPLANAYKAEKRSGRNRREGREGRDVRETREGREGRRGEAESAGVALAPPLDAHHARRYNDMAPKHWEEGLPRYHGPTEYERPPPYYYPGPNDRQ
- the LOC110997960 gene encoding prominin-like protein isoform X2; translation: MWRVIVFCALMGSTLGQSWVTNITDNLRDGLSRVLDSSVVNYSTPVINVSYGARVEFDMRAMGHLYNSSHSIIDIIANKQAYPEGIVWFSDGNLEVAPLQEKWKTLLAHYAGPVAVIVVLVLLVAILPLTGLFWCCCQWCKSGRRRRPFDRKYDACLKGILAIVLIAFLTLFLFGVVSAFATDSQLDTGTTNVAKTVKSSVHDVTEFLNATQAHSRHLLVTNFKELEAELNEMLTSSGQTVLKVLDDFTSATSVQKLNGMVQQLDRVPEDLRTVQKSTSALRSKAEELDAGLRRVKALLHRTLVACQEKECIKLQEKYRLGQLGTEIQYNMIPDVSDLLTNVSSLLESNIKEDVAAGLEVFSGIKKTVDQHIPKVQEAITDTGRRLAGVADEITYAAGNMTKQLAQVNVKTDEIQRDYIERYAPYRKYVSKAAAAVLLLIVVVMSWGLLCGVCGKRPDVYGTSDCCNKGTGSTCLLCGIAITLFLGAFIAIMILIYFVFGVTAQRFVCDPLTEPRDNRLFADVEMFVDFEKVMFNEKSDPDFNITSVLLACHHNKTVYEVLHLNRLYDLDEVKQSVQKKLGVSVSSLRTDYPPRGRPLLILKPAAREKLDQLANTGLSDFNFDKILEALETNITSLPLESLSSQLQQTARSLTGRAGYGEVARSLREAADQLDKLQRDVVNPMLEHTAQLNKTATELRDVLRFNQSSLKEAIQYRIRDTTEVELFLNTQGPDLVQNLTHEFAEVVGARLQEYLSLVAAAAHTKVGRCEPLSNAFNATRDSVCRAVLMPTHGYWISLAWCVLLFVPLMVIAQRLSRLYRHPDPYPGPLVEAAYKAEKRSGRNRREGREGRDVRETREGREGRRGEAESAGVALAPPLDAHHARRYNDMAPKHWEEGLPRYHGPTEYERPPPYYYPGPNDRQ